In Thermotoga sp. Ku-13t, one genomic interval encodes:
- a CDS encoding thiamine pyrophosphate-dependent enzyme, with amino-acid sequence MPLTMKKLAEIFTNRETGLTQGHRMCPGCGAPMTVKIVLMVAKALGYEPVIGFATGCMEVSSTIFPYTSWSVPYIHNAFENVAATISGVEIAYRALKKAGKIPSDKKYAFIAFGGDGGTYDIGLQSLSGALERGHKMLYVLYDNEGYMNTGNQRSGSTPPGADTTTAPVGKLLPGKIQLKKNIVEIVAGHENVYAATVTTGEPMDFINKVEKALQFDGPAFIAALSPCVRYWRMDESKSVDITKLAVQTKYWPLYEVERGVYRVTRKPTSFKPIAEFVKAQGRFRLLLQRPDAEQIINELQQYVDRRWERLLALEEATKDKPIR; translated from the coding sequence ATGCCGTTAACAATGAAGAAACTGGCAGAGATCTTTACGAATAGAGAAACAGGCCTGACGCAGGGTCACAGAATGTGCCCTGGTTGTGGAGCGCCGATGACAGTGAAGATAGTCTTGATGGTCGCCAAAGCTCTCGGATACGAGCCAGTGATAGGTTTCGCAACGGGCTGTATGGAAGTTTCTTCCACCATATTCCCTTACACTTCTTGGAGCGTACCTTACATACACAACGCGTTCGAGAACGTTGCGGCAACGATCAGTGGTGTGGAGATAGCCTACAGGGCATTGAAGAAAGCCGGAAAAATTCCATCGGACAAGAAGTATGCCTTCATCGCGTTCGGAGGGGACGGCGGCACGTACGACATAGGCCTCCAGTCGCTGTCCGGGGCGCTGGAGAGAGGGCACAAGATGCTTTACGTTCTGTACGACAACGAAGGCTACATGAACACGGGAAACCAGCGATCTGGATCCACGCCCCCTGGTGCCGATACCACAACCGCACCCGTTGGGAAGCTGTTACCTGGAAAGATTCAGCTCAAGAAGAACATAGTGGAGATAGTGGCAGGGCACGAGAACGTGTACGCAGCCACCGTGACGACAGGTGAACCGATGGACTTCATAAACAAGGTTGAAAAGGCACTTCAGTTCGACGGACCTGCTTTCATAGCAGCTTTAAGCCCCTGTGTGAGGTACTGGAGGATGGACGAGAGTAAGTCGGTCGATATAACCAAGCTTGCGGTTCAGACAAAGTACTGGCCACTGTACGAGGTTGAAAGAGGGGTTTACAGAGTCACGAGAAAACCGACGAGTTTCAAACCGATCGCCGAGTTTGTTAAAGCTCAGGGAAGGTTCAGACTCCTGTTGCAGAGGCCCGATGCTGAGCAGATAATAAACGAACTTCAACAGTACGTTGACAGGCGCTGGGAGAGGCTGCTCGCACTCGAGGAGGCGACGAAAGACAAGCCGATCAGATGA
- the porA gene encoding pyruvate synthase subunit PorA — MTGKKILAITGAEAAAYAMKQIEPDVVAAYPITPQTPIVEYFAKYVADGEVRTEMIPVESEHSAMSAVVGAAAAGARAMTATSAQGLALMLEIVYIASSLRLPIVMGVVNRALSAPINIHCDHSDAMMARDSGWIQLFCEDVQEVYDLTILAVRLAEHEDVRLPVMVNQDGFILSHGVEPVEVLPDEVVKKFVGELKPIYPLLDTDHPVTYGPLDLYDYYFEHKRQQIEAMKNAYRVFPLIAEEFYKISGRKYNYVEPYRMEDAEYVMVALGSSNGTIKDVVDELREKGKKVGLLKIWMFRPFPKAEIQRYLTARKAIVVLDRAVSFGAEAPLYEAVKSALYEVAARPLVGSFVYGLGGRDLKPEHVRYAFERAMALDLVADKEEYLGLRE; from the coding sequence ATGACAGGCAAAAAGATCTTGGCCATAACCGGTGCGGAAGCGGCCGCCTACGCGATGAAACAGATAGAACCCGATGTTGTCGCGGCTTATCCTATCACACCGCAAACGCCGATCGTTGAGTACTTCGCGAAATACGTTGCAGACGGTGAGGTTCGCACGGAAATGATACCTGTCGAGAGTGAGCATTCCGCGATGAGTGCGGTCGTAGGTGCCGCTGCAGCGGGTGCCAGAGCGATGACCGCAACGAGTGCCCAGGGACTCGCGTTGATGCTCGAGATCGTCTACATAGCTTCCTCTCTGAGACTGCCCATCGTCATGGGTGTGGTGAACAGAGCGCTGAGCGCGCCGATCAACATACACTGTGATCACAGCGATGCGATGATGGCGAGAGATTCAGGATGGATTCAGCTTTTCTGTGAAGACGTTCAGGAAGTGTACGATCTCACCATTCTCGCTGTTCGCCTCGCCGAACACGAAGATGTGAGACTACCCGTCATGGTTAACCAGGACGGTTTCATCCTCTCGCACGGTGTGGAACCCGTCGAGGTTTTACCTGATGAAGTGGTGAAGAAGTTCGTCGGGGAATTGAAACCGATCTACCCATTACTCGACACGGACCATCCTGTAACCTACGGTCCACTGGACCTGTACGATTACTATTTCGAGCACAAGAGGCAGCAAATAGAGGCTATGAAGAACGCGTACAGGGTGTTCCCACTGATTGCCGAGGAGTTCTACAAGATCAGTGGGCGCAAGTACAACTACGTCGAACCGTACAGAATGGAAGATGCGGAGTACGTTATGGTCGCTCTCGGTTCGTCGAACGGAACCATAAAGGATGTGGTTGACGAACTGCGTGAGAAAGGCAAGAAGGTTGGTCTTTTGAAGATATGGATGTTCAGGCCATTCCCCAAAGCCGAGATTCAAAGGTATTTGACCGCGCGAAAGGCAATCGTTGTTCTCGATAGGGCGGTTTCCTTTGGAGCCGAAGCGCCACTCTATGAAGCGGTCAAGTCTGCGCTTTACGAAGTGGCCGCGAGACCACTGGTGGGGTCTTTCGTTTACGGGCTCGGTGGAAGAGATCTGAAGCCTGAACACGTGAGGTATGCGTTCGAAAGGGCCATGGCGCTCGATCTGGTCGCCGATAAGGAAGAGTACCTTGGCTTGAGAGAATGA
- a CDS encoding 2-oxoacid:acceptor oxidoreductase family protein, with translation MPAKYFEIRWHSRAGQGAKSAAQLVAEAVLEGGKYAQAFPEYGAERSGAPMRAYNRISEGKIRVHHSIENPDVVVVIDDTLLSPGIVAGLREGGILIVNTKHSIDFVRKKTNFNGKVCVINATDIALEEIKRGVPNTVMLGTLARVTGLIDLQVVEKKIREMFERKLPEEMIQANIRALKRGYEEVQCGG, from the coding sequence GTGCCCGCGAAATATTTCGAGATCAGGTGGCACTCCAGAGCTGGTCAGGGAGCGAAGAGCGCGGCCCAGCTCGTGGCAGAGGCGGTTCTGGAGGGAGGAAAGTACGCGCAGGCTTTTCCGGAGTACGGGGCCGAAAGGTCCGGAGCGCCCATGAGGGCCTACAACAGGATCAGTGAAGGTAAAATCAGAGTTCATCACTCAATCGAGAATCCTGATGTGGTAGTGGTTATCGACGATACCTTGCTCTCTCCGGGTATAGTTGCAGGTTTGAGAGAGGGCGGCATTCTCATAGTGAACACGAAGCACTCCATCGATTTTGTGAGGAAGAAAACGAATTTCAACGGGAAAGTATGCGTCATCAATGCTACGGATATAGCCCTCGAGGAAATCAAGAGGGGCGTTCCGAACACCGTGATGCTGGGGACACTCGCGCGCGTTACAGGGTTGATCGACCTTCAGGTGGTCGAAAAGAAGATAAGGGAGATGTTCGAACGGAAGCTCCCAGAAGAAATGATCCAGGCGAACATCAGAGCGCTCAAACGCGGTTACGAGGAGGTGCAGTGCGGTGGCTGA
- a CDS encoding DUF4912 domain-containing protein: MTREELEAFLSQNPTIQQAKSLAKRLGLKVKKRMKKSEVFKLLEDYTKSLREEEVHHEPAQVQTDQRVELPQSYGSDRLVLFPVNPHLVFVYWDLSGETYSKLSSQKEVVLRLYDVTYIEFNGTNAHRIFEAGVHLATTRNYYFHVPSANADYLAELGFKVEGRFFPVLKSNVIRTPSDTPSTSVRQRWCVKGKRTVKVGEPPLKPVERIHISSAAGSGKL; the protein is encoded by the coding sequence GTGACCCGGGAAGAACTTGAAGCCTTCCTCTCCCAGAATCCCACCATTCAGCAGGCCAAATCCCTCGCAAAAAGGCTCGGTCTGAAGGTCAAAAAGCGCATGAAAAAGAGCGAAGTTTTCAAGTTGCTTGAAGATTACACAAAGTCGCTGAGAGAAGAGGAAGTTCACCACGAACCTGCTCAAGTTCAGACCGATCAGCGGGTAGAATTACCACAGTCGTACGGTTCCGACAGACTCGTCCTGTTTCCAGTTAATCCGCATCTGGTTTTTGTGTACTGGGACCTTTCGGGCGAAACTTATTCCAAGCTTTCTTCACAGAAAGAAGTGGTTCTAAGGCTCTACGATGTCACCTACATAGAGTTCAATGGAACCAATGCTCACCGCATTTTTGAGGCCGGAGTGCACCTTGCAACGACGAGAAATTACTACTTCCACGTACCGTCAGCGAATGCGGACTATCTCGCCGAACTCGGTTTCAAAGTTGAAGGAAGATTCTTCCCTGTTTTGAAATCCAATGTCATCCGTACACCTTCGGACACGCCATCGACTTCCGTACGTCAAAGATGGTGTGTCAAGGGTAAACGCACCGTGAAAGTTGGTGAACCGCCGTTGAAACCAGTCGAAAGGATACACATTTCATCCGCTGCGGGAAGTGGTAAGTTATGA
- a CDS encoding nucleotide exchange factor GrpE yields the protein MNESERLKEAIENNEVVEKNDEKKVEENPIEKLTKEKEELMRHLKQLKAEFENFKRDTLRDREMILKNANEYLLTKLIPILDDFERAFAAVDSGTSYEDFYKGMKLVYKKLWKVLNDEGFFKIEVGQKFDPFEHEAIERVETNEKEEYDIVGVVENGYKYHSKVLKPVKVKVAVKPRGEEGAKTV from the coding sequence ATGAACGAAAGCGAAAGGCTCAAGGAAGCGATAGAAAACAACGAGGTGGTTGAGAAAAACGATGAAAAGAAAGTTGAGGAAAATCCGATCGAGAAACTGACGAAGGAAAAAGAGGAACTCATGAGACACCTCAAACAGCTGAAAGCCGAGTTCGAGAACTTCAAGAGGGACACGCTCAGAGACAGAGAAATGATCCTCAAGAACGCGAACGAATATCTGCTCACCAAGTTGATACCGATACTCGACGATTTTGAGCGAGCGTTCGCGGCCGTTGATTCCGGAACGTCGTACGAGGATTTCTACAAGGGAATGAAACTCGTTTATAAGAAACTCTGGAAGGTTTTGAACGATGAGGGCTTTTTCAAGATAGAAGTCGGTCAGAAGTTCGACCCGTTCGAACACGAAGCAATCGAGAGGGTGGAGACGAACGAGAAAGAAGAATACGATATAGTCGGGGTCGTTGAAAATGGTTACAAGTACCATTCTAAGGTCCTCAAACCCGTGAAGGTGAAGGTCGCAGTGAAGCCGAGAGGTGAAGAAGGTGCCAAGACAGTATAA
- the porD gene encoding pyruvate synthase subunit PorD yields MAELKKWHELPIAGLIIEPGTARKYRTGDWRVRRPVYDRSKCIDCMFCWFYCPDQAIIQENGVMKGIDYFYCKGCGVCANVCPKSAIEMRPETEFVREED; encoded by the coding sequence GTGGCTGAACTGAAGAAGTGGCACGAGCTACCGATTGCCGGTTTAATCATAGAGCCGGGAACGGCACGCAAGTACAGAACGGGTGACTGGCGAGTCAGAAGGCCTGTGTACGATAGGTCGAAATGCATTGACTGCATGTTCTGCTGGTTCTACTGTCCCGATCAGGCGATCATTCAGGAAAATGGAGTCATGAAAGGTATCGACTACTTTTACTGTAAGGGTTGTGGAGTGTGTGCGAACGTCTGTCCCAAATCTGCGATAGAGATGCGCCCCGAGACGGAGTTCGTCAGGGAGGAGGACTGA
- the dnaJ gene encoding molecular chaperone DnaJ, with protein sequence MPRQYKDYYAILGVPRDASEEDIKKAYKKLIKQWHPDLHPENKKEAEEKFKEIQEAYEVLSDPQKRAMYDKFGYVGEHEFAQQTSTTSFEDIFRDFESFFGRDIFDIFFGDRGATQETQRARRRRSGEDISVTVEIDFSESLSGKQIPIEYDRYEVCDHCHGEGTEPGSGYQTCPRCHGTGVLREERRSIFGVFVSTRTCPTCGGTGRVVKERCHMCGGTGRLKRRVRTVINIPAGVSDGTRLRVEGGGNAGYDGGPYGDLYVVVRVRPDRRFRRQDDDIYTEISIDYLQAILGTTVRIDLPDGGTTMLRIPPGTQPGTVFRLKGEGAPSVRTGRRGDLYVTVNVKIPEQLSSKEAQLLREIAREKGIDVL encoded by the coding sequence GTGCCAAGACAGTATAAAGATTACTACGCGATCCTCGGCGTTCCGAGGGACGCCTCCGAGGAGGATATCAAAAAAGCTTACAAAAAGTTGATAAAACAATGGCATCCCGATCTCCATCCAGAGAACAAGAAAGAAGCCGAGGAGAAATTCAAGGAGATCCAGGAAGCTTACGAGGTTCTGAGTGATCCTCAGAAGCGAGCCATGTACGATAAATTCGGCTATGTAGGAGAACACGAATTTGCGCAGCAAACCTCGACCACTTCTTTTGAAGACATATTCAGAGATTTTGAGAGCTTTTTTGGGCGTGACATCTTCGACATCTTCTTCGGTGATCGGGGTGCCACCCAGGAGACTCAGAGGGCGAGGAGACGCAGATCGGGTGAAGATATCAGTGTGACGGTCGAAATAGATTTTTCTGAGTCTCTCAGTGGCAAGCAGATACCGATCGAGTACGACAGGTACGAAGTTTGTGACCACTGCCACGGAGAAGGAACAGAGCCAGGAAGTGGTTATCAGACATGTCCAAGGTGTCACGGCACGGGAGTGCTTAGGGAGGAAAGAAGGAGCATCTTCGGTGTCTTCGTGAGCACCAGAACGTGCCCCACCTGTGGCGGAACCGGGCGTGTCGTGAAGGAAAGATGCCACATGTGCGGCGGAACTGGCAGACTGAAACGAAGAGTCAGAACGGTGATCAACATACCAGCAGGTGTTTCGGATGGAACCAGGCTCAGGGTCGAAGGTGGCGGTAACGCTGGCTACGATGGGGGACCTTACGGCGATCTTTACGTGGTCGTACGCGTGAGGCCAGACAGGAGGTTCAGACGCCAGGATGACGACATATACACGGAGATCAGCATAGATTATTTGCAGGCGATCCTTGGGACCACGGTTCGAATAGATCTACCCGACGGTGGCACAACGATGTTGAGGATACCGCCAGGTACACAGCCCGGTACGGTGTTCAGACTCAAGGGAGAGGGTGCACCGTCGGTGAGGACGGGCAGGCGTGGGGATCTTTACGTGACCGTCAACGTGAAGATACCGGAGCAGCTTTCCTCGAAGGAAGCACAGTTGTTGAGGGAAATTGCGAGGGAAAAAGGTATAGATGTTCTGTAG
- a CDS encoding 1,4-alpha-glucan branching protein domain-containing protein, whose product MNGYFVLVLHSHLPYVNHPNHDLYLEERWYVEAVLESYIPLLMMFDRLQERKVPFKVTVSLSPTLLEMFRNAVLNEKLKNYTQKLVELCEKERERVKTEQEKELANFYRERFLSCLSYLDSVEGNLAKGFKKHAESGNIELITCNATHGFLPLMRHQPFAVEIQITVGVETFIQHLGFKPKGMWLAECGYYSGVDEILRKYGLEFFFVDSHAFWYADERPYFDVYRPIMTPSGVFAFARDPDSSEQVWSATTGYPSDGRYREFYRDLGFDGDYEYVRPYIDKSGVRVNVGIKYHRITSKETPLDRKCLYSREDAMAAAREHAIDFLNKKLAQVNTLIDTFNQPPVIVAPFDTELFGHWWFEGPEFLENFFIEASKQKQLKFATPSEIIERFDSYQVLTPADSSWGNGGYFDTWLNGKNDWIQPHLVEIRNRMKRLAETYFGERDPLKVRVLNQMLRELLLAESSDWPFIITTGTSVEYAVNRIKTHVKRFLDLEQQLLKDNIDEQQLARLEQEDNVFASIDYRIYAGSHIGKEG is encoded by the coding sequence ATGAACGGATATTTCGTGCTCGTGCTGCACTCTCACCTTCCTTACGTGAACCATCCGAACCACGATCTGTACTTGGAGGAAAGATGGTACGTTGAAGCGGTTCTGGAATCCTACATTCCGCTTTTGATGATGTTCGACCGCCTCCAAGAAAGAAAGGTTCCTTTCAAAGTCACCGTTTCACTCAGCCCCACACTACTCGAAATGTTCAGAAACGCTGTTCTCAACGAGAAGTTGAAGAATTATACACAGAAGCTCGTCGAACTGTGCGAGAAAGAACGTGAGCGGGTGAAAACTGAACAGGAGAAAGAACTTGCGAATTTCTACAGGGAAAGGTTTCTGAGCTGTTTGAGTTACCTCGACTCGGTAGAAGGTAATCTGGCGAAGGGATTCAAGAAACACGCAGAATCCGGAAACATTGAGTTGATAACCTGTAACGCCACGCACGGTTTTCTACCATTGATGCGTCATCAACCGTTTGCGGTGGAGATCCAGATCACGGTCGGTGTGGAAACATTCATACAACACCTCGGCTTCAAACCAAAAGGCATGTGGCTCGCTGAGTGCGGTTACTATTCGGGTGTGGACGAAATCTTGAGAAAGTACGGTTTGGAATTCTTCTTCGTCGATTCCCATGCGTTTTGGTATGCTGACGAACGGCCATATTTCGATGTGTACAGGCCAATCATGACACCTTCCGGTGTTTTTGCTTTCGCGAGAGATCCGGATTCGAGCGAGCAGGTGTGGAGTGCCACCACGGGATATCCCAGCGATGGCAGGTACAGGGAATTCTACAGGGACCTTGGGTTCGACGGCGATTATGAATATGTGAGACCTTACATCGACAAGAGTGGTGTGAGGGTGAACGTGGGTATAAAGTACCACAGGATCACATCGAAGGAAACTCCGCTCGACAGGAAGTGCCTGTACAGCCGCGAAGATGCCATGGCCGCAGCGAGGGAGCACGCGATCGATTTTCTGAACAAGAAACTGGCGCAGGTGAACACGCTGATCGATACGTTCAACCAGCCTCCAGTGATAGTGGCTCCTTTCGATACGGAGTTGTTCGGGCACTGGTGGTTCGAAGGACCGGAGTTCCTCGAAAATTTCTTCATTGAGGCCTCGAAGCAAAAGCAGCTCAAGTTCGCCACACCTTCTGAAATAATCGAGAGGTTCGACAGCTATCAGGTGCTCACTCCCGCGGATTCCTCCTGGGGTAACGGTGGTTATTTTGATACCTGGCTGAACGGCAAGAACGACTGGATACAGCCGCACCTTGTTGAGATCAGGAACAGAATGAAGCGTCTTGCTGAAACGTATTTCGGGGAGAGGGATCCGTTGAAAGTGAGGGTTCTCAACCAGATGCTCAGGGAACTGCTCCTGGCAGAATCCAGCGACTGGCCATTCATAATCACAACGGGTACCAGCGTCGAATACGCCGTTAACAGAATCAAAACCCATGTGAAACGCTTTTTAGACCTTGAGCAGCAGTTGTTGAAGGATAATATAGATGAGCAGCAACTCGCAAGGTTGGAGCAGGAAGACAACGTTTTTGCGTCGATCGACTATCGAATTTACGCTGGTTCACACATCGGGAAGGAGGGATAA
- a CDS encoding isochorismatase family cysteine hydrolase: MRALLLIDLQRDFVEPGGALYFPKAESVLLPVLNLVEKYKQENLPIITTQDWHEEDDAEFRIWPKHCVKNTHGAELVKQLKDSLAGYQKHIAVRKTRYSAFYGTDFEEILKSHGIDEVEVCGVVTHICVLFTVEELRNRGIRTIVRKEGVASYDESLHTCALRLMSEVLRAEVV; the protein is encoded by the coding sequence GTGCGAGCGCTGCTTTTAATAGATCTACAGAGAGATTTCGTAGAACCGGGTGGAGCACTGTACTTTCCCAAGGCGGAGTCGGTGCTCCTACCCGTTTTGAATTTGGTTGAAAAGTACAAGCAGGAAAACCTGCCGATCATCACCACTCAGGATTGGCACGAAGAGGACGATGCGGAGTTTCGTATCTGGCCAAAACACTGTGTCAAAAACACTCACGGCGCGGAGCTGGTGAAACAATTGAAGGATTCCCTCGCAGGTTACCAAAAGCACATAGCCGTGCGCAAAACGCGCTATAGTGCGTTCTACGGGACAGATTTTGAGGAGATCTTGAAATCACACGGTATCGACGAGGTTGAAGTGTGTGGTGTTGTGACACACATCTGTGTTCTCTTTACAGTTGAAGAGCTGAGGAACAGGGGTATAAGAACGATCGTCAGAAAAGAGGGAGTGGCCTCTTACGATGAGAGCCTCCACACCTGCGCTCTGCGGTTGATGAGTGAAGTGTTGCGTGCCGAGGTGGTTTGA
- the pdxS gene encoding pyridoxal 5'-phosphate synthase lyase subunit PdxS → MVEKGTWLVKKGFAEMFKGGVIMDVTNAEQAKIAEEAGAVAVMALERVPADIRKAGGVARMASIAKIKEIMNAVSIPVMAKVRIGHIAEARILEALGVDFIDESEVLTPADDRFHINKHEFKVPFVCGARDLGEALRRIAEGAAMIRTKGEAGTGNVVEAVKHMRKVMDEIRRVQTMADEELVGYAKEIGAPVELVREVKRLGRLPVVNFAAGGIATPADAALMMMLGADGVFVGSGIFKSKDPVKMARAMVLAVTYWNDPEMLLKISEDIGEPMPGLEIEALEVHMQERGW, encoded by the coding sequence ATGGTAGAGAAAGGCACGTGGCTCGTCAAAAAAGGATTCGCCGAGATGTTCAAAGGCGGCGTCATCATGGACGTTACGAACGCTGAACAGGCCAAGATAGCGGAGGAAGCCGGTGCGGTGGCGGTCATGGCACTCGAACGCGTTCCGGCGGACATAAGAAAAGCTGGTGGCGTTGCGAGGATGGCGAGCATAGCCAAGATAAAGGAGATCATGAACGCCGTAAGCATACCCGTCATGGCGAAGGTGAGGATAGGACACATCGCGGAGGCGAGGATCCTCGAAGCGCTGGGAGTGGACTTCATCGATGAATCGGAAGTGCTCACACCGGCGGACGATAGATTCCACATCAACAAGCACGAATTCAAAGTCCCGTTCGTGTGTGGGGCAAGGGATCTGGGAGAAGCTTTGAGAAGGATCGCCGAAGGTGCTGCGATGATCAGAACGAAAGGCGAGGCTGGCACGGGAAACGTGGTTGAGGCTGTGAAACACATGAGAAAGGTCATGGACGAGATCAGAAGGGTTCAGACCATGGCGGATGAGGAGCTCGTCGGTTACGCCAAAGAGATAGGAGCACCGGTGGAACTCGTTCGAGAGGTGAAGAGACTTGGCCGTCTGCCTGTTGTGAACTTCGCCGCTGGTGGTATCGCCACACCGGCCGACGCCGCATTGATGATGATGCTGGGTGCCGATGGTGTTTTCGTTGGCTCTGGCATATTCAAGTCCAAAGATCCGGTAAAAATGGCGCGTGCCATGGTCCTCGCGGTGACGTACTGGAACGATCCGGAGATGCTGTTGAAGATCTCGGAAGATATAGGTGAACCCATGCCTGGTCTGGAAATAGAGGCTCTCGAAGTGCACATGCAGGAGAGAGGGTGGTAA
- a CDS encoding nicotinate phosphoribosyltransferase, with protein sequence MRKKRLDPKVFKVPIDRIRGNYYSDIYFVRYVEVLKKDNRHPRVLYQFFPRGDCVVAGLDEALAILRFATGYYRDEEKAKELFKEILNVDRMIQAAAVEMDTDAVINYTKRKWDLRLKLDSLWIDKWEEIEVRALYDGDEAKEWEPIMVIEGDPTYFGYLETVLLGVIARATSTATAVREVVKAARGKPVLYFSARFDHYWVQATDGYAALCGGAFGVSTDANADYWGVESMGTMPHALIAAYEGSTEAAAIAFDKHMPENVRRIVLVDWDNDVIGTTFRVVKAFYEYHMKKPFKLGETDPSPIIGEGKGKIWGVRFDTSGNMRDVSVVPRDESSLGVCPELVWRARQEFDRVGLKDLKIVVSGGFDAKKIELFELLNVPVDVYAVGSKLLRQKVDITADVVEVNGKPCAKAGRFKRDLSRLEPVPKRYWEEV encoded by the coding sequence ATGAGGAAAAAGAGACTCGATCCTAAGGTTTTCAAGGTCCCCATCGACAGGATAAGGGGTAACTACTATTCGGACATATATTTCGTCAGGTACGTGGAGGTTCTCAAGAAGGATAACAGACACCCGAGGGTGCTCTATCAGTTCTTCCCGAGGGGAGACTGCGTGGTTGCGGGTCTGGATGAAGCTCTCGCCATACTGAGGTTTGCCACAGGCTATTACAGAGACGAAGAGAAGGCCAAGGAACTTTTCAAAGAGATCCTCAACGTGGACAGGATGATCCAAGCCGCGGCGGTTGAAATGGACACAGACGCCGTGATAAATTACACGAAACGCAAGTGGGACCTGAGGCTGAAGCTTGATAGCCTCTGGATCGACAAGTGGGAAGAGATCGAAGTTCGGGCCCTCTACGATGGAGACGAAGCGAAAGAATGGGAACCCATCATGGTAATAGAGGGTGATCCAACGTATTTCGGTTATCTGGAAACCGTTCTGCTGGGAGTCATAGCGCGCGCCACGAGTACGGCCACGGCGGTACGAGAGGTTGTGAAGGCTGCGCGGGGCAAGCCAGTGCTGTATTTCAGCGCACGGTTCGATCACTACTGGGTTCAGGCTACAGACGGCTATGCGGCACTCTGTGGAGGCGCGTTCGGCGTGTCAACAGATGCGAATGCGGACTACTGGGGCGTGGAATCGATGGGAACCATGCCCCACGCACTCATAGCGGCGTACGAAGGCAGTACCGAGGCGGCCGCGATAGCTTTCGACAAGCACATGCCAGAGAACGTGAGAAGGATCGTGCTGGTGGACTGGGACAACGACGTGATAGGTACAACGTTCAGAGTTGTGAAAGCGTTCTACGAGTACCACATGAAGAAACCGTTCAAACTCGGTGAGACGGACCCATCACCCATAATCGGTGAGGGCAAAGGAAAGATATGGGGTGTGAGGTTCGATACATCGGGTAACATGAGGGACGTTTCGGTCGTCCCGAGGGATGAATCTTCGCTCGGCGTGTGTCCGGAGTTGGTCTGGCGGGCACGCCAGGAGTTCGACAGAGTTGGCTTGAAGGATCTGAAGATAGTCGTTTCTGGTGGGTTCGACGCGAAGAAGATAGAGCTCTTCGAATTGCTCAACGTCCCCGTCGATGTTTACGCAGTGGGTTCGAAACTCCTGAGACAGAAGGTGGACATAACCGCGGACGTGGTCGAGGTCAACGGGAAACCGTGTGCGAAGGCTGGCAGGTTTAAGCGCGACCTGTCACGGCTCGAACCGGTACCGAAACGTTACTGGGAGGAGGTGTGA